GGTCGATGAACCGTCGTAGATCTGGGCGGCAGGCAAGCGCATCCGCGCGCCGTCTCGCCCGAGCGGCGGCTTATGCGGGAAGGCGGCGCCGAAGTCAATTTTCTACGGGCCTATCCAGCCTGCGCCGGGCGCAGTTGGCGGCACTGGGGCGAACCTCTATGTCGGTGGCATGACCGCCACCTTCGACGTCATCGTCATCGGCGCCGGCGCGGCGGGCATCGGTGCCGGCCGCGAGCTTTCGCGGCGCAACGCGTCCTTCTGCATTCTCGAGGCCCGGGACAGGGTCGGCGGCCGCAGCTGGACCAGCTCGCTCGGCACGCCCTACACCTTCGATCTCGGGTGCGAGTGGCTGCACTCCGCCGACCGCAACGTCCTTGCGGCGCTTGCGCCCAAGCTTGGCGTCACGCTCGACAAGGCGACGCCGCCGTGGCGCCGCCGCCACCGGCAGCGCGGCTTCGGCGACGCGGAGCAGGATGCGTTCGCGCGCGAGTCCGACGCGTTCTTCGAGCGCCTGGAAGCGGCCGCGGAGACGGCGCGGCGCACCGGGCAGGACAGGCCAGCCTCCGACTTCATCGACCCTGCCGGGCGCTGGACCAGCTTTCTCGACGCGATCTCGACCTACTACAACGGCGCGCCGCTCGAGCGCGTCTCCGTGCTCGACTTCGACGCCTATATCGACACTGAGGTGAACTGGCGCGCCGAGGGCGGCTACGGCGCGCTCATCGCCACGGCCGCCGCCGGCCTGCCGATCCGGCTCGGCTGCCCGGTGACGCGGATCGACACGCGCGGCCGCACGATCGCCGTCGAGAGCGCCGGCGGCACGCTGACGGCCGACGCCGTCATCGTCACCCTCTCGAGCAACCTTGTCGCCTCCGGCGCCATCGCCTTCAGCCCGACGCTCGACGACCATCGCGCCGCGGCCGCCGGCTTGCCTCTCGGCATCGCCAACAAGGTCTATCTCGCGCTCGACGAGCCCGACGCCTTCGAACCCAGATCGCGGCTGATCGGCGCGCCCGACCGGCGCGACACCGGCACCTACACGCTGCGCGGCGACGGCAAGCCGGTGGTCGAGGGCTATTTCGGCGGCGACTATGCGCGTCACCTCGAGAGCGGCGGGCCGGCCGCCTTCTTCGACGCGGCGCGACGCGAGATCTCGGACGCGCTGGGGCACGACATCTCAGCCAAGCTCCACCCGATCGCCGCCACCGCCTGGGCGAGCGACCCCTATGCGCTCGGCTCCTATTCCCACGCCCTGCCGGGCCGCGCCGGCGCGCGGGCGAAGCTCGCCGAGCCCGTCGACGGCCGCCTGTTCTTCGCCGGCGAGGCGACCTCGCCGCACTTCTTCTCGACCGCTCACGGCGCCTTCGAGGAAGGCACGCGCGCCGCGACCCTTGCCGCACCGCGGTAACCGCGTCTCGCAGCGCCCCTTCCCAAAGCCGCCGCTGCTTCCTAGAACTGAAGCATGTCGTCCGACCTCTACACGCGCACGACGCGCGACATCGAAATCTCCGTGCTGCCGGAGTTCCTGCCCGAGCGGTCGGACGCCGCGGAAGGCCACTATTTCTGGGCCTACACGGTCGAGATCGCCAACCAGAGCCGGACGGCGATCCAGGTCACCGACCGCTACTGGAAGATCACCGACGGCCTCGGTCGGCTCGAGGAGGTGCGCGGCCCCGGCATCGTCGGCGAGCAGCCGGTGCTGCAGCCGGGCGACGTGTTCCGCTACACCTCGGGCTGCCCGCTCTCGACACCGTCGGGCTTCATGACCGGCACCTACCGCGTCGTCGTCGACGGCGGCGAGGCGTTCGAGGCCGAGATCCCGCTCTTCTCCCTCGACTCGCCCTACCTGTCGCGCGTGCTCAATTGAGCGCGGCGTCGGCGGACGACGTCCGCGACACCGCGCTCTCGCTCCTCGAGGAGCTGGTCGGGTTCGACACCGTCAGCGCGAAGACGAACCTTCCGCTCATCGATCGCGTCGAGGCCTATCTCGCCGAGCACGACATCAAGGCCGTCCGCGTGCCCAACGCCACGGGCGACAAGGCGGCGCTGCTCGCGACCGTCGGCCCC
This Beijerinckiaceae bacterium RH AL1 DNA region includes the following protein-coding sequences:
- a CDS encoding Amine oxidase (ID:RHAL1_03889;~source:Prodigal:2.6) — its product is MTATFDVIVIGAGAAGIGAGRELSRRNASFCILEARDRVGGRSWTSSLGTPYTFDLGCEWLHSADRNVLAALAPKLGVTLDKATPPWRRRHRQRGFGDAEQDAFARESDAFFERLEAAAETARRTGQDRPASDFIDPAGRWTSFLDAISTYYNGAPLERVSVLDFDAYIDTEVNWRAEGGYGALIATAAAGLPIRLGCPVTRIDTRGRTIAVESAGGTLTADAVIVTLSSNLVASGAIAFSPTLDDHRAAAAGLPLGIANKVYLALDEPDAFEPRSRLIGAPDRRDTGTYTLRGDGKPVVEGYFGGDYARHLESGGPAAFFDAARREISDALGHDISAKLHPIAATAWASDPYALGSYSHALPGRAGARAKLAEPVDGRLFFAGEATSPHFFSTAHGAFEEGTRAATLAAPR
- the apaG gene encoding Protein ApaG (ID:RHAL1_03890;~source:Prodigal:2.6), which codes for MSSDLYTRTTRDIEISVLPEFLPERSDAAEGHYFWAYTVEIANQSRTAIQVTDRYWKITDGLGRLEEVRGPGIVGEQPVLQPGDVFRYTSGCPLSTPSGFMTGTYRVVVDGGEAFEAEIPLFSLDSPYLSRVLN